Below is a genomic region from Hyphomicrobiales bacterium.
TCTTTGCTGTATTGGGGGCGTGAATCATACAAGCAGCCTAAATCACAACGGCGCTTTATGCCACATATAAGATATATAACCGCCCTGCTATAAACATCTTTATTATGTCCAATAATCTTGCATTATCGGACGTTTATCGATACTCTTCTGGGATGCCTAACAATCATACCAAAAACAATGAAATATCGAGCGCAGAGGCCATTGCCCCGTCAAACTCTGCTGACGTCGACGAGAGAACTCATTCTCACCAGAACACCATCAGTGTTCCAGACTCTGTAGCCCCCTCCAGTTCGCTAGAGCGGTTAGCGGAAACAGCGCGTGAATACGCTGAGAAAGCCACCGCTGACAACACCAACAAAGCATACAGCAAAGACTGGGCGCACTTTTCAAGCTGGTGCCGCCGACGTGGTGCTGATGCTCTCCGACCAGACCCGCAACTAGTCGGGCTTTACATCACCGAATGCGCCGCCCCGCAAGATGGCTCCCCTGCCCTATCAGTCACCACCATTGAACGACGCCTCTCTGGTCTTTCATGGAACTACCAACAACGTGGGCAAACACTCGATCGCAAAGACCGCCACATTGCAACGGTGCTTGCGGGCATTAAAAGGCAGCACAGCAAGCCACCTGTCCAAAAAGAACCCATTTCGCCAGACGAGCTCATCGAGATGGTGTCACAGCTCTCATTCGGCCTCAGAGACATGCGCGACAGAGCAATCCTGCTAATCGGATACGCTGGCGGCCTCAGACGCTCTGAAATCGTAAACCTCGACGTCAATCGCGACGACACAGAAGACGGCAAGGGCTGGGTCGAAATTGAGGATGGTGGCGCTATCATCATCCAGCGCACAAAAACAGGGTGGAAAGAAGCTGAGATCGCCAGAGGGTCATCAGACCAAACCTGCCCTATTCATGCGTTAGAGCAATGGCTGCATTTCGCCAAGATCGCCCACGGCCCCATCTTCCGTCGTGTGACGCGGGATAATTCAGGCGTTCAAGCAGATCGCCTATCTGACAAGCACATTGCCCGACTGATCAAACGCACCATGCTCAAAGCCGATCTGCGGCCAGATATTCCAGATGCAGAGCGTGCAAAGCTTTTCTCTGGACACTCTTTACGCGCTGGCCTTGCCTCATATGCCGATGTCGATGAGCGCCACATACAAAAACAACTAGGACACGCCTCCCCGCAAATGACACGACGCTATCAAAGGCGCAAAGACCGCTTCAAAGTGAATCTCACAAAAGCAGCAGGACTGTAAACTCCCCTTATCTCACTTCAAAATCAGTGAAACCACATCCAGTTCGTCGCAAAGCCGCTCCTTCTGCATGTTCTGATCCAACCGGATCTCTAGCTTCCCGTGAGGCTCGCTTAATTTAAGTGCCCATATGCGCATTTGGGTGCGACGTCTCATTGGGTTAGTCTATCAATAAAGCCAAGCCTCCATCCTATAAACTATCTAGCATAGCTTTTATCGATAATTTTCCAATCTCGGCGCGTTCCGTTAGCGTCCGCAAATAGCCACCAGGCGATTTTATTTCATCGTAACGTTCTAAAATATACGCTAATACGACAATCGCCGGAATATCGCCCATTTTACGCTTCGCATTTTCCCAAGCGTCGGCGGATATTCCAAGCATCGGTCGAACCAAATGCCCCGCCGCTTTTGCATCTACCCAATTAGAAAGGCCGCTTGGTGCATAAGCCGCAAATTCTGGGCAACATATTTCAAATTTTCTCAGGCTTAATTGATATTCCCTTGGATTAGCTTCAGTTTCAAGTTCGTATTCATCTAATTTATAATCGGAATCCTGCCGCCCGCTCGACTTCAAATTGTCTATACTCTTTTCAAAAATAGATTCTGTTTTTGAATTATGAATATGACGCTCATTAATAACGCCATTGGCGCTCATATTTATATTTTCTATTACTTCGTCATCGATAACTCCTACACCGTCATCTTCCAGATCAAGCTGATCCAACCATAACTCTTCAATTTCAGCCTGGAGTTGGGTAAGGGCGATCTTTTTAGGCTCCAAGCTAATCAGAGGTTCATTTCTCGCTAAACGGCCTGAGAGGGCATCTAAGCGGCCTTCGAAAGCCATCCATTCCTCTCTTGCAGCATTAGCTTTGCCGTCTTCAAAGGCTAAATCTACCAAACGGCGACAATCACGAAGGAAAATCGTAATTTCCGCACGCAGTTTTTGGATCGTACGAAGCTCCGCATTAGCGACTTCTGCGTTGTCAAAAATTTCGGCGGCCATTAATGCAAAGGGCGCGAGGTTAAATCCGAATGCTTGATCTATTCCCCCTGCCCCATTGCGGCGTGCATAACGCTTACCATTTGGACTATCACGGCGAATAATTAAGCCTGCCTTTACAAGAGCGGCCAAATGGCGGCGCAATGTCGCAGGGGCCATGCCACGGGTACGTCTTGAGAGTTCAATGTTAGATGGAAAAACAACAATGTCTTCACGTCCATCCAGTTCAGGTGTTTGATGGAATGAAGCCAAGGCTTCTAAAACGGCTATCGTTCGATCAGAAAGTCCGAAAATCTTGCGCGCGTCAGTGAGCGCTCTCAATAAATCCCATTTATTGACCGCAGCATTTTCATTATCGCCGCCTTGCCCTTTTTCACGTTGGTTATTCAACCAAATTTGCCGCTCTAAAATGACCGCAGAAAATTTTCCGCCGCCAAATGGCGTCGTTATGTTGTTTTGTGAATGAGTCATATCAATCAGGCAAAGAAAATACGCTCTGAGACATTGAAATTGATGTCACAGTCTTGACTTTATTGCACGGAAGTGATTCTTTCATATTGCTACAGATGAAGAGGGCTTCCGAAGATTTCGTGTCATTAGGGGGCCTTTTTCTTTGCGCGTTTCCTTT
It encodes:
- a CDS encoding site-specific integrase, with product MPNNHTKNNEISSAEAIAPSNSADVDERTHSHQNTISVPDSVAPSSSLERLAETAREYAEKATADNTNKAYSKDWAHFSSWCRRRGADALRPDPQLVGLYITECAAPQDGSPALSVTTIERRLSGLSWNYQQRGQTLDRKDRHIATVLAGIKRQHSKPPVQKEPISPDELIEMVSQLSFGLRDMRDRAILLIGYAGGLRRSEIVNLDVNRDDTEDGKGWVEIEDGGAIIIQRTKTGWKEAEIARGSSDQTCPIHALEQWLHFAKIAHGPIFRRVTRDNSGVQADRLSDKHIARLIKRTMLKADLRPDIPDAERAKLFSGHSLRAGLASYADVDERHIQKQLGHASPQMTRRYQRRKDRFKVNLTKAAGL
- the repC gene encoding plasmid replication protein RepC — its product is MTHSQNNITTPFGGGKFSAVILERQIWLNNQREKGQGGDNENAAVNKWDLLRALTDARKIFGLSDRTIAVLEALASFHQTPELDGREDIVVFPSNIELSRRTRGMAPATLRRHLAALVKAGLIIRRDSPNGKRYARRNGAGGIDQAFGFNLAPFALMAAEIFDNAEVANAELRTIQKLRAEITIFLRDCRRLVDLAFEDGKANAAREEWMAFEGRLDALSGRLARNEPLISLEPKKIALTQLQAEIEELWLDQLDLEDDGVGVIDDEVIENINMSANGVINERHIHNSKTESIFEKSIDNLKSSGRQDSDYKLDEYELETEANPREYQLSLRKFEICCPEFAAYAPSGLSNWVDAKAAGHLVRPMLGISADAWENAKRKMGDIPAIVVLAYILERYDEIKSPGGYLRTLTERAEIGKLSIKAMLDSL